In Streptomyces chartreusis NRRL 3882, the following are encoded in one genomic region:
- a CDS encoding Ppx/GppA phosphatase family protein, giving the protein MRLGVLDVGSNTVHLLVVDAHPGACPLPAHSHKAELRLAQLLDDDGAIGPQGVDRLISVVHEALQAAEDKGVEDLLPFATSAVREARNADDVLARVRTETGVELQVLTGEEEARLTFLAARRWFGWSAGKLLVLDIGGGSLEIAYGIDEEPDAAASLPLGAGRLTAGWLPGDPPAPDDVRALRRHVRTEVARTVGEFSRFGPPDRVVATSKTFKQLARIAGAARSAEGLYVQRELKRESLEGWVPRLAGMTEAERAELPGVSEGRAGQLLAGALVAEAAMDLFGVERLEICPWALREGVILRRLDHMESV; this is encoded by the coding sequence ATGAGACTCGGTGTCCTCGACGTGGGATCGAACACGGTGCATCTGCTCGTGGTGGACGCGCATCCCGGCGCGTGCCCGTTGCCCGCGCACTCGCACAAGGCGGAACTGCGACTCGCCCAGCTCCTGGACGACGACGGCGCGATCGGCCCCCAGGGCGTCGACCGGCTGATATCGGTCGTCCACGAGGCGCTCCAAGCCGCCGAGGACAAGGGCGTCGAGGACCTCCTGCCGTTCGCCACCTCCGCCGTCCGCGAGGCCCGCAACGCCGACGACGTCCTCGCGCGCGTGCGCACCGAGACCGGCGTCGAGCTCCAGGTCCTCACCGGCGAGGAGGAGGCCCGCCTCACCTTCCTCGCCGCCCGCCGCTGGTTCGGCTGGTCGGCCGGCAAACTTCTGGTCCTGGACATCGGCGGCGGCTCCCTGGAGATCGCCTACGGCATCGACGAGGAGCCCGACGCGGCCGCGTCCCTGCCGCTGGGCGCCGGCCGCCTCACCGCCGGCTGGCTGCCCGGCGACCCGCCCGCCCCGGACGACGTCCGGGCCCTGCGCCGCCACGTCCGGACCGAGGTCGCCCGCACGGTCGGCGAGTTCAGCCGCTTCGGACCGCCCGACCGCGTCGTCGCCACGTCCAAGACCTTCAAGCAGCTCGCCCGAATCGCCGGAGCCGCCCGCTCCGCCGAGGGCCTGTACGTCCAGCGGGAACTCAAGCGGGAGTCCCTGGAGGGCTGGGTCCCGAGGCTGGCCGGCATGACGGAGGCGGAACGGGCCGAGCTCCCGGGCGTCTCGGAGGGCAGGGCGGGCCAGCTGCTGGCGGGCGCCCTGGTGGCCGAGGCCGCGATGGACCTCTTCGGCGTGGAGCGCCTGGAGATCTGCCCGTGGGCGCTCAGGGAGGGCGTGATCCTCCGTCGCCTGGATCACATGGAGTCGGTGTGA
- a CDS encoding sugar phosphate isomerase/epimerase family protein has translation MAEPAVRIPDAKVALSTASVYPESTATAFEIAARLGYDGVEVMVWTDPVSQDIEALRRLSDYHQIPVLAVHAPCLLITQRVWSTDPWTKLQRARAAAEKLDASTVVVHPPFRWQRQYARDFVAGIWRMANETDVRFAVENMYPWRYRDREMLAYAPDWDVTKDDYRHFTIDLSHTATARTDALDMVDRMGDRLGHVHLADGRGSAKDEHLVPGRGTQPCAEVLERLARTGFDGHVVIEVNTRRAMSSAEREADLAEALAFTRLHLASAVRVPRR, from the coding sequence ATGGCAGAGCCAGCCGTAAGGATCCCGGACGCGAAGGTCGCCCTCTCGACGGCCTCGGTCTACCCGGAGTCGACGGCCACGGCCTTCGAGATCGCCGCGCGCCTCGGCTACGACGGAGTCGAGGTCATGGTCTGGACCGACCCGGTCAGCCAGGACATCGAGGCCTTGCGCAGACTCAGCGACTACCACCAGATCCCGGTCCTGGCCGTCCACGCCCCCTGCCTGCTCATCACGCAGCGCGTCTGGTCCACGGACCCCTGGACCAAGCTCCAGCGGGCCCGCGCGGCGGCCGAGAAGCTCGACGCGAGCACGGTCGTCGTCCACCCCCCGTTCCGCTGGCAGCGCCAGTACGCCAGGGACTTCGTCGCCGGCATCTGGCGCATGGCGAACGAGACGGATGTGCGGTTCGCCGTCGAGAACATGTACCCCTGGCGCTACCGCGACCGCGAGATGCTGGCGTACGCCCCCGACTGGGACGTGACGAAGGACGACTACCGCCACTTCACGATCGACCTCAGCCACACCGCGACGGCCCGCACCGACGCGCTGGACATGGTCGACCGCATGGGCGACCGGCTGGGCCACGTCCACCTCGCCGACGGCAGGGGCTCGGCCAAGGACGAGCACCTGGTGCCCGGCCGCGGCACCCAGCCCTGCGCCGAGGTGCTGGAGCGGCTCGCCCGCACGGGCTTCGACGGGCACGTCGTGATCGAGGTCAACACCCGCCGCGCCATGTCCAGCGCGGAGCGCGAGGCCGACCTGGCGGAGGCACTGGCCTTCACGCGCCTGCACCTGGCCTCGGCGGTGAGGGTGCCGAGGCGATGA
- a CDS encoding TetR/AcrR family transcriptional regulator, with protein MSDLPPAGTHTGPGRGPTARRRGRPPRTESADTRDSILTAAREEFSERGYEKTSVRGIAKAAGVDSALVHHYFGTKEQVFEAAITQSFGPALDAPKAIEEGPLDGVGERLARFFFGVWENPATRAPLLAIVRSAVTNETAAAVFRRIVATQVLRRIAGRLDLPDAELRAELAAAQLVGTAMLRYVIKVEPLASADPEQIIARLAPVVQGHLTGP; from the coding sequence ATGAGCGACCTGCCCCCGGCCGGCACCCACACCGGCCCCGGCAGAGGGCCGACCGCCCGCCGCCGCGGCCGCCCCCCACGCACGGAGTCCGCGGACACCCGGGACAGCATCCTGACCGCCGCCCGCGAGGAGTTCTCCGAGCGCGGCTACGAGAAGACGTCCGTACGCGGCATCGCCAAGGCTGCCGGAGTCGACTCGGCGCTCGTGCACCACTACTTCGGAACGAAGGAGCAGGTCTTCGAGGCGGCGATCACCCAGTCCTTCGGCCCCGCCCTCGATGCGCCGAAGGCCATCGAGGAGGGCCCGCTCGACGGCGTGGGGGAGCGCCTGGCCCGCTTCTTCTTCGGTGTCTGGGAGAACCCGGCGACCCGCGCGCCCCTGCTCGCCATCGTCCGCTCCGCCGTCACCAACGAGACGGCGGCCGCCGTCTTCCGCCGTATCGTCGCCACCCAGGTGCTGCGCCGCATCGCGGGACGACTGGACCTGCCGGACGCCGAACTGCGGGCCGAGCTCGCCGCCGCCCAGCTCGTGGGCACCGCGATGCTGCGGTACGTCATCAAGGTCGAGCCGCTGGCCTCGGCGGACCCCGAGCAGATCATCGCGCGCCTGGCACCGGTCGTACAGGGCCACCTCACCGGACCCTGA